Proteins from one Chloroflexota bacterium genomic window:
- a CDS encoding sugar ABC transporter permease, giving the protein MAANPHPSAVRKGVRVEGTRPIVLAVFLLPAAVLLAIFMVYPVIYTLRLSVDRGLGGNFTRLVGLDNYISLINDPTFIQAIVNNLLWIVFYTGFVIGLGLLIAVLAMRVRYETIIKAIVFLPMAIAATALAVIWEFVYQPDPNIGLLNAIIGFAHGPAISWLGDSSVVNWALIAVGIWGSTGFATVILSAALKGIPTEVLEAARTDGANEFQIFLRIIVPMVSLPISVLAVTLTVNVIKLFDIPYVMTHGGPGTSSRVIAFQMYIQGFQSGQFGQAAAVAVVMLIVMIPIMAFNVRRFRTASVV; this is encoded by the coding sequence GTGGCCGCGAATCCTCATCCGAGCGCTGTTCGAAAAGGCGTCCGCGTCGAGGGGACCAGGCCGATCGTCCTGGCGGTCTTCCTTCTGCCGGCCGCCGTCCTGCTCGCGATCTTCATGGTCTACCCGGTGATCTACACGCTGCGGTTGAGCGTGGACCGCGGGCTCGGCGGGAATTTCACGAGGCTCGTCGGGCTGGACAACTACATCAGCCTGATCAATGACCCGACGTTCATCCAGGCGATCGTCAACAACCTCCTGTGGATCGTCTTCTACACGGGATTCGTCATCGGCCTGGGCCTCCTCATCGCCGTCCTGGCGATGCGCGTTCGCTACGAGACGATCATCAAGGCCATCGTCTTCCTCCCGATGGCCATCGCGGCCACGGCGCTGGCGGTCATCTGGGAGTTCGTCTATCAGCCCGATCCCAACATCGGTCTGCTCAACGCGATCATCGGCTTCGCCCATGGACCCGCCATCTCCTGGCTCGGTGACTCGAGCGTCGTCAACTGGGCCCTGATCGCGGTCGGGATCTGGGGCTCGACCGGCTTCGCGACGGTCATCCTGTCGGCCGCGCTCAAGGGCATCCCCACGGAGGTCCTGGAGGCCGCCCGGACGGACGGCGCGAATGAGTTCCAGATCTTCCTCCGGATCATCGTGCCGATGGTCAGCCTGCCGATCTCCGTCCTTGCCGTGACCCTCACGGTCAACGTCATCAAGCTCTTCGACATCCCCTACGTGATGACCCACGGCGGGCCGGGCACGTCGAGCCGGGTGATCGCATTCCAGATGTACATCCAGGGATTCCAGTCCGGTCAGTTCGGGCAGGCCGCGGCCGTCGCGGTGGTGATGCTGATCGTCATGATCCCGATCATGGCCTTCAACGTTCGCCGTTTCCGGACAGCTTCGGTGGTTTGA
- a CDS encoding carbohydrate ABC transporter permease: protein MSATADARPAVRGSTDTLSARIVRSLGRAPVHIALAVVAVIWLAPTIGLLVTSFRPRSDIQASGWWDVLSTLRLTFINYQDVLQGQGMGAAFLNSVIISVPSTLLPLTLCSLAAYGFSWLKFRFKDSLFLIVVALMMVPVQVGFIPLLTLFRPFHLTQGFVGVWLAHTAFALPFGIFLLRNFFITLPRDLIEAARIDGSSDFGIFRTIVVPLSIPAIAAYGIFQFLWVWNDLLMSLVFVSNNANYPMTIQMTTLLGTYGTEWNLLAAGAFLLMGVPLIVFFSLQRYFVQGLLAGSVK from the coding sequence ATGAGCGCCACCGCTGACGCGCGCCCTGCGGTTCGCGGATCCACCGACACCCTCAGCGCACGGATCGTCCGGAGTCTGGGCCGGGCGCCGGTCCACATCGCGCTGGCCGTCGTCGCCGTCATCTGGCTCGCGCCGACGATCGGCCTGCTGGTGACCTCATTCCGACCGCGGTCGGACATCCAGGCCAGCGGCTGGTGGGATGTCCTGTCGACCCTTCGCCTGACATTCATCAACTACCAGGACGTGCTCCAGGGGCAGGGCATGGGCGCTGCCTTCCTGAACAGCGTCATCATCTCCGTGCCGTCGACCCTGCTGCCGCTGACGCTCTGCTCACTGGCGGCCTACGGCTTCTCGTGGCTGAAATTCAGGTTCAAGGACTCGCTGTTCCTGATCGTCGTGGCGCTCATGATGGTGCCGGTCCAGGTCGGCTTCATTCCCTTGCTCACGCTCTTTCGGCCCTTCCATCTCACCCAGGGTTTCGTCGGGGTCTGGCTGGCGCACACGGCCTTCGCCCTGCCGTTCGGCATCTTCCTGCTGCGGAACTTCTTCATCACCTTGCCCAGGGACCTGATCGAGGCCGCCAGGATCGACGGCTCCTCGGACTTCGGGATCTTCCGCACGATCGTGGTGCCGCTGTCGATCCCGGCGATCGCGGCGTATGGGATCTTCCAGTTCCTGTGGGTCTGGAACGATCTCCTCATGTCGCTCGTGTTCGTGTCCAACAACGCGAACTACCCGATGACGATCCAGATGACGACCCTGCTCGGCACGTACGGGACGGAATGGAACCTGCTCGCCGCAGGCGCGTTCCTGCTCATGGGAGTGCCGCTCATCGTCTTCTTCAGCCTGCAGCGCTACTTCGTCCAGGGCCTCCTCGCCGGCTCGGTGAAGTAA
- a CDS encoding AbrB/MazE/SpoVT family DNA-binding domain-containing protein has translation MSAKHQVTIPIDALAQAGLHAGDRLRAEVRGPGEVVLVREIDPLTRFAGALTDVYPPGELDELRREWP, from the coding sequence GTGAGCGCCAAGCACCAGGTGACGATCCCGATCGACGCCCTCGCTCAGGCCGGGCTTCATGCCGGTGATCGTCTGCGGGCCGAGGTCCGCGGGCCCGGTGAGGTCGTCCTCGTGCGGGAGATCGATCCGCTCACCCGGTTCGCCGGTGCCCTGACGGACGTCTACCCACCCGGCGAGCTCGACGAGCTGCGGCGCGAGTGGCCCTGA
- a CDS encoding PIN domain-containing protein — translation MALTVLDAGVVIAILDARDVHHEAAVAAVTSAIERGDDLVLPASACAEVLVAPYRRGSVAVETVDAFVDALPATVEPATRIVAARAAELRARHGSRLRLPDALVVATAMALGADRVITTDGRWPRLPVRVEVLQPGAG, via the coding sequence GTGGCCCTGACCGTCCTCGACGCCGGGGTCGTCATCGCCATCCTCGACGCCCGCGACGTCCATCACGAGGCGGCGGTGGCGGCGGTGACCAGCGCGATCGAGCGGGGCGACGATCTCGTGCTGCCGGCCTCGGCCTGCGCGGAGGTCCTCGTCGCGCCATATCGCCGCGGCTCCGTGGCGGTCGAGACGGTGGACGCATTCGTCGACGCTCTCCCGGCCACCGTCGAGCCAGCGACGCGGATCGTCGCCGCCCGGGCGGCCGAACTGCGCGCCCGGCACGGCAGCCGGCTGCGGCTGCCGGACGCCCTCGTCGTGGCGACCGCGATGGCCCTCGGCGCCGATCGCGTCATCACGACCGACGGACGGTGGCCGCGCCTGCCCGTTCGCGTGGAGGTCCTCCAGCCGGGGGCTGGCTGA
- a CDS encoding LLM class flavin-dependent oxidoreductase: MTEPRSPAFGVNLNNREPLIAPDYGIAELLDLSEVVEGLGFDSAWVGDSLFSKPRYEAISLLSAISQRTKRVKLGTACLVTSPRNPLYLAMEWATLDVLARGRTIFGCCAGNPEVGVRREFEALGLDFDRRFAIFEEGLEVLRALWTDGKVSHHGEQYTYEDVGFYSGTEMGPLMPIQKPPPFWIVSNPRLVTDASDEKMVRTMKNACRRILKYGEGWMTCCRAQHPEELIEQLGYLREVATETGDDAGRLVVSYQVTLNIGDSEEEARSAFGEYISKYYPELSKAMNLSNWGPVGTPEQIIGWFRTFAIAGVDHFVCRFGSLDQFGQVERFARDVLPALRSDVRIEVR, translated from the coding sequence GTGACGGAGCCGAGGTCGCCCGCGTTCGGAGTCAACCTCAACAATCGCGAGCCCCTGATCGCGCCGGATTACGGAATCGCGGAGCTGCTCGACCTGAGCGAGGTCGTCGAGGGCCTCGGATTCGACTCGGCTTGGGTCGGTGACAGCCTCTTCTCGAAGCCGCGCTACGAAGCGATCTCCCTCTTGTCTGCAATTTCCCAACGGACGAAGCGCGTCAAGCTCGGGACGGCCTGCCTGGTCACTTCCCCCCGGAACCCGCTCTACCTCGCGATGGAGTGGGCGACACTCGATGTCTTGGCCCGCGGCCGGACGATCTTCGGCTGCTGCGCGGGCAACCCCGAGGTCGGCGTGCGCCGAGAGTTCGAAGCGCTCGGGCTGGACTTCGATCGGCGGTTCGCGATCTTCGAGGAGGGGCTCGAGGTCCTGCGTGCGCTGTGGACCGACGGGAAAGTCAGCCACCACGGCGAGCAGTACACGTATGAGGATGTCGGGTTCTACTCGGGCACTGAGATGGGCCCGCTGATGCCGATCCAGAAACCGCCCCCGTTCTGGATCGTGTCGAACCCTCGGCTCGTAACCGACGCCTCGGACGAGAAGATGGTCCGCACCATGAAGAACGCGTGCCGTCGGATCCTCAAGTACGGTGAAGGCTGGATGACCTGCTGCCGGGCGCAGCATCCGGAGGAGCTGATCGAGCAGCTCGGCTACCTGCGAGAAGTCGCCACCGAAACCGGGGATGATGCCGGTCGGCTCGTCGTCTCCTACCAGGTGACGTTGAACATCGGCGACTCCGAGGAGGAGGCACGATCCGCCTTCGGGGAGTACATCTCAAAGTACTACCCGGAGCTCAGCAAGGCCATGAACCTCTCGAACTGGGGGCCGGTGGGGACGCCCGAGCAGATCATCGGCTGGTTCCGGACGTTCGCGATCGCGGGCGTCGACCATTTTGTCTGCCGCTTCGGCTCGCTCGACCAGTTCGGGCAGGTGGAGCGGTTCGCTCGCGACGTGCTGCCGGCGCTCCGGTCGGACGTCCGGATCGAAGTGAGGTAG
- a CDS encoding aminopeptidase: MGTESKMRQHAELIVDTCFTVEKGDVVTIITDDKHAHMAKMVADVAAERGASPVVMNNEAQVSRALADTLFPMAPPKNLHDAMLAADEIIIMTNLEWANRFAHVSAVKESCANNVKIASVEPGMGEWDLGLEDILASTDRAVAAIAKLKGVKECRVWSPTGTDVTVSIEERPALQVTPIRQRGWMMGPLPLWAEVAYAAVETKTNGVIAIDGNMLGIGVDVVSSPIYWHVKDGKCIGIEGGEDAKRLAKVIEGVPNVEIVAEFAFGTSDKSPLGSPSEKGRIGNVHFALGDNKNAYPGGQNSCLLHLDGVIRNATLEIVDTGGFILRDGRWDV; the protein is encoded by the coding sequence ATGGGAACCGAAAGCAAGATGCGGCAGCACGCCGAGCTGATCGTGGATACGTGCTTCACCGTCGAGAAGGGGGACGTCGTCACGATCATCACGGACGACAAGCACGCCCACATGGCCAAGATGGTCGCCGATGTCGCCGCCGAGCGCGGCGCCTCGCCAGTGGTCATGAACAATGAAGCGCAGGTCTCGCGAGCGTTGGCCGACACACTGTTCCCGATGGCGCCTCCGAAGAACCTCCACGACGCGATGCTGGCGGCTGATGAGATCATCATCATGACCAACCTGGAGTGGGCAAACCGCTTTGCCCACGTCTCGGCGGTCAAGGAATCCTGCGCCAACAACGTGAAGATCGCCTCCGTCGAGCCGGGCATGGGTGAGTGGGATCTCGGCCTGGAGGACATCCTTGCCTCGACGGACCGCGCAGTGGCCGCCATCGCGAAGCTCAAGGGCGTGAAGGAATGCCGCGTCTGGTCCCCCACCGGGACCGACGTGACGGTCTCCATCGAGGAGCGACCCGCGCTCCAGGTCACCCCGATCCGCCAGCGCGGCTGGATGATGGGTCCCCTGCCACTCTGGGCGGAGGTCGCTTACGCCGCGGTCGAGACGAAGACGAACGGCGTCATCGCCATCGACGGGAACATGCTGGGCATCGGCGTGGACGTCGTGAGCAGCCCGATCTACTGGCATGTCAAGGACGGCAAATGCATCGGCATCGAGGGCGGTGAGGACGCAAAGCGCCTGGCCAAGGTCATCGAGGGCGTCCCGAACGTCGAGATCGTCGCCGAGTTCGCCTTCGGGACGAGCGACAAGTCGCCGCTCGGCAGCCCTTCCGAGAAGGGCCGCATCGGCAACGTCCACTTCGCCCTCGGCGACAACAAGAATGCATACCCTGGGGGCCAGAACTCGTGTTTGCTGCACCTCGACGGCGTCATCCGGAACGCCACGCTCGAGATCGTGGACACGGGCGGCTTCATCCTCAGGGACGGCAGATGGGACGTCTGA
- a CDS encoding cupin domain-containing protein → MGRLIGVQVVLLEDVPPIELPGGSWSRILLTDERVGSSSALGLSSFAAGTSTAMLSHATEELAYVLTGQGELRLDEGTIAYGAGSALFIPAGVWHAVANTGDEPVTMVFAFPHPDYPPTDRRPAGTPESAR, encoded by the coding sequence ATGGGACGTCTGATCGGGGTGCAAGTCGTCCTCCTGGAGGACGTTCCGCCGATCGAGCTGCCGGGCGGTAGCTGGAGCCGGATCCTGCTGACCGACGAACGCGTCGGCTCATCCAGCGCCCTCGGGCTCTCGAGCTTCGCCGCGGGCACCTCGACCGCGATGCTCTCACATGCGACGGAGGAGCTCGCCTATGTCCTTACGGGCCAGGGTGAGCTCCGCCTCGACGAAGGCACGATCGCCTACGGCGCCGGTTCGGCCCTGTTCATTCCGGCAGGCGTCTGGCACGCGGTGGCCAACACGGGGGACGAACCAGTGACGATGGTCTTCGCCTTCCCGCACCCGGATTACCCACCGACCGACCGTCGCCCTGCGGGTACGCCCGAGTCCGCCCGATGA
- a CDS encoding class II aldolase/adducin family protein codes for MNHDDLRERVATACRVIALEGYVDLTLGHVSARELGDRTIWIKRKGVALDEVEPSDVIALDIDDPTALESADYHLESVMHTEVYRARPDVGSVIHGHPVYGTALGSTDGQLQLLTHDAVLFADGIGDYDDGPALIVNRDQGRRVAMALGSRRAALLRNHGVVIAGEDVRWAVLAAVTLERAIRFQAIAATLGRPRPIPQDGAERLGPQKYQDGFLDEYWAAWVRRVHGRDVRERAEVG; via the coding sequence ATGAACCATGACGACCTTCGTGAGCGAGTCGCCACGGCCTGTCGGGTGATCGCACTCGAGGGCTACGTGGACCTGACCCTGGGGCACGTCAGCGCGAGGGAGCTCGGCGACCGCACGATTTGGATCAAGCGCAAGGGCGTCGCGCTCGATGAGGTCGAGCCGTCTGACGTGATCGCCCTTGACATCGACGACCCTACCGCCCTCGAGAGCGCCGACTACCACCTCGAGTCGGTCATGCACACGGAGGTCTACCGAGCGCGACCAGATGTCGGCTCCGTCATCCACGGGCACCCGGTTTACGGGACCGCGCTGGGCTCCACCGATGGCCAGCTCCAGCTACTCACCCACGACGCCGTCCTCTTCGCTGATGGGATCGGCGACTACGACGACGGCCCTGCCCTGATCGTGAACCGGGACCAGGGCCGACGCGTCGCGATGGCACTGGGATCTCGGCGAGCCGCGCTCCTGCGCAACCACGGCGTGGTCATCGCCGGCGAGGACGTCCGGTGGGCTGTGCTGGCCGCGGTCACCCTGGAGCGAGCGATCCGATTCCAGGCCATCGCAGCGACGCTGGGACGGCCGCGGCCGATCCCGCAGGATGGCGCCGAGCGCCTGGGTCCGCAGAAGTATCAGGACGGGTTCCTGGACGAGTACTGGGCCGCTTGGGTCCGCCGGGTCCACGGACGAGATGTCCGGGAGCGCGCGGAGGTGGGTTGA
- a CDS encoding (2Fe-2S)-binding protein: MRIALELNGAQTSMDIEPQEFLLDVLRDDLSLTGAKRSCDTQVCGSCTVLVDGAPVSACSYLAAETDERVVTTIEGFRDTPAFEPIAAAFTRQAALQCGFCTPGMVLTIHALLEDGELTDEASIRRGLAGNLCRCTGYRAILDAVSEVVAARMAR, from the coding sequence ATGCGGATCGCACTCGAACTCAACGGCGCGCAGACCTCCATGGACATCGAGCCGCAGGAGTTCCTGCTCGACGTGCTCCGGGACGACCTGAGCCTCACCGGCGCCAAGCGATCGTGCGATACGCAGGTGTGCGGCTCATGCACCGTCCTGGTCGACGGCGCGCCGGTCAGTGCCTGCTCGTACCTGGCGGCCGAGACCGATGAGCGAGTGGTGACGACGATCGAGGGCTTCCGCGACACTCCAGCATTCGAGCCGATCGCCGCGGCGTTCACCCGTCAAGCCGCCCTCCAGTGCGGCTTCTGTACGCCGGGCATGGTCCTCACCATCCACGCACTGCTCGAGGACGGCGAACTGACAGACGAGGCGTCCATCCGCCGCGGCCTGGCCGGTAACCTCTGTCGCTGTACGGGCTACCGGGCCATCCTCGACGCGGTGAGCGAAGTGGTCGCGGCGCGGATGGCTCGATGA
- a CDS encoding xanthine dehydrogenase family protein molybdopterin-binding subunit, giving the protein MARSDAAEKLRGDARYVGDMVVPRMLHGKVLRSPYAHARIVSIDRSAADAMPGVVAILTGADLLDIDPYFGHAIKDRPIVAIDVVRFAGEPVAAVAATDEATAEAAARAIVVEYDELPIVGTIEEALAPGATLVHDQPLRPGAFHGLGTLAERDGNICYRYTIDRGDVDAVFAAADIVVEDDYVFPGVYQYAMETHSVVAQVDSDGITIWATCQHPFLVRAEIAALFDVPLGRVRVIVPYLGGGFGSKSYTKMEPITVALARKAGRPVRIVNRVDESMVTTRRHNMTARVRTAATSDGCLLARDVKAWFDTGAYADNGPRVTATGGDAAPGPYRWSAIRVDAACVYTNTAPSGSYRAFGASHLQWAGELQVDEVARRAGIDSIEIRRRNLLRPGELVRPGGKPLDADLVGDLEKVAEALGWSGEKDPDTGRGVSVGLLAAGAHPVSSAVVRMEADGGAVVLVGSTEVGQGQRTAFAQIAGEVLAMPAERITCQGTDTRFTPYDRSTGASRSTTLAGLAVQRAADAIRVDLLDIAATVWPGDPGAIELRDGAAWHGDESRTYPELIAKRFGLSGGQLIGEGGVHPEGTGSYAEGPVFWEVCIGAAEVHVDRETGQVIVHRTATVADVGRAINPQLVERQDEGATMQGIGNAMFEEMVYVDGQLLNDNLLEYRIPTIEDLPMHSSCVIVENEDGPGPFGAKGCGEGALAGIIGAIATAVADAGVPMTELPFTPERVWRRIQELKEEPS; this is encoded by the coding sequence ATGGCGCGTTCCGATGCCGCGGAGAAGCTGCGCGGCGACGCACGGTATGTGGGCGATATGGTCGTCCCGCGGATGCTCCACGGCAAGGTGCTGCGGAGTCCCTACGCTCACGCCCGGATCGTCTCGATCGACAGATCGGCGGCTGATGCCATGCCGGGCGTCGTCGCGATCCTGACCGGGGCAGACCTGCTCGACATCGACCCCTACTTTGGCCACGCGATCAAGGACCGCCCTATCGTCGCCATCGACGTGGTCCGATTCGCCGGCGAGCCGGTGGCCGCCGTGGCCGCGACGGACGAGGCCACGGCCGAAGCCGCCGCCCGCGCGATCGTGGTCGAGTACGACGAGCTGCCCATCGTCGGCACGATCGAGGAGGCGCTGGCGCCCGGCGCGACGCTCGTCCACGACCAGCCGTTGCGCCCGGGCGCCTTCCACGGCCTCGGAACACTGGCCGAACGTGACGGCAACATCTGCTACCGCTATACGATCGACCGTGGCGACGTGGACGCGGTGTTTGCGGCCGCGGACATCGTCGTCGAGGACGACTACGTCTTCCCCGGCGTCTATCAATACGCCATGGAGACACACAGCGTCGTGGCCCAGGTGGACAGCGACGGAATCACGATCTGGGCCACGTGCCAGCACCCGTTTCTGGTCCGGGCCGAGATCGCCGCCCTGTTCGATGTCCCGCTCGGGCGCGTCCGGGTCATCGTCCCGTACCTTGGGGGCGGCTTCGGCAGCAAGTCCTACACGAAGATGGAGCCGATCACCGTGGCGCTTGCGCGCAAGGCGGGACGCCCGGTTCGGATCGTGAACCGGGTGGACGAATCGATGGTGACCACGCGGCGGCACAACATGACGGCGCGAGTGCGCACGGCTGCGACGAGCGATGGCTGCCTCCTTGCCCGCGATGTCAAGGCCTGGTTCGACACGGGCGCCTACGCCGACAACGGACCCCGGGTGACCGCGACAGGCGGAGACGCCGCGCCAGGCCCGTACCGCTGGTCCGCGATCCGCGTCGACGCCGCCTGCGTGTACACGAATACGGCGCCGTCCGGTTCCTATCGCGCGTTCGGTGCCTCGCACCTGCAGTGGGCCGGCGAACTCCAGGTGGATGAAGTGGCGCGTCGCGCCGGCATCGACTCGATCGAGATCCGACGGCGCAATCTGCTGCGGCCGGGTGAGCTGGTTCGGCCGGGTGGCAAACCTCTCGACGCCGACCTGGTGGGCGATCTCGAGAAGGTTGCCGAGGCGCTCGGCTGGTCAGGCGAGAAGGATCCAGACACGGGCCGAGGCGTCTCGGTGGGGCTGCTCGCCGCAGGGGCCCACCCCGTCTCGAGCGCCGTCGTGCGCATGGAGGCCGATGGCGGGGCAGTCGTCCTCGTCGGCTCGACCGAAGTCGGCCAGGGCCAGCGGACCGCCTTTGCGCAGATCGCCGGCGAAGTCCTCGCCATGCCGGCCGAGCGGATCACCTGCCAGGGCACTGACACACGATTCACCCCGTACGACCGCTCGACCGGCGCAAGCCGCTCGACGACGCTCGCCGGACTCGCCGTCCAGCGTGCGGCAGACGCCATCCGGGTGGACCTGCTCGACATCGCTGCGACGGTCTGGCCCGGGGATCCCGGAGCCATCGAACTCCGCGACGGTGCCGCATGGCACGGCGATGAATCCCGGACCTATCCCGAACTCATCGCAAAACGCTTCGGCCTGAGTGGCGGGCAACTCATCGGGGAGGGCGGGGTCCATCCCGAGGGTACGGGTTCCTACGCCGAGGGTCCGGTGTTCTGGGAGGTCTGCATCGGTGCCGCGGAGGTCCACGTGGACCGCGAGACCGGGCAGGTCATCGTGCACCGGACCGCCACCGTGGCCGACGTGGGACGGGCGATCAATCCCCAACTGGTCGAGCGCCAGGACGAGGGCGCGACGATGCAGGGCATCGGTAACGCCATGTTTGAAGAGATGGTCTACGTGGACGGCCAACTGCTCAACGACAACCTGCTCGAGTACCGCATCCCGACGATCGAGGACTTGCCGATGCATTCCTCCTGCGTGATCGTCGAGAACGAGGACGGCCCCGGTCCCTTCGGGGCCAAGGGCTGCGGCGAGGGAGCGTTGGCCGGGATCATCGGGGCGATCGCGACGGCCGTGGCCGACGCTGGCGTGCCGATGACTGAACTTCCGTTCACCCCAGAGCGCGTGTGGCGAAGGATCCAGGAACTGAAGGAGGAACCGTCATGA
- a CDS encoding 3-hydroxyacyl-CoA dehydrogenase family protein, with translation MSTYERVAIMGTGTMGPGMGAVLARAGMEVALYDISVEALERAKATYDMAWGVLDRLETPTVDGGSVRYATDLADALGGAEFVMEAVPEKLELKQQVFAEYELHVGPDVILASNTSGIPVTKIAAKLEHPERVIGMHWSNPPHLIPMIEIIPGEKTNEAARAGAAAIVQDVGYFPCLLKKEVPGFVENRVLYAIMRECLALVDEGVIGREELDLNVKWGIGYKLAVIPPMQLLDMAGLDIYSSVASYLNPDLSNASEVSSTIRDLTTQGRLGIKTKGGIFDYTDEQVGQLRAQRAMKLVAVRKALG, from the coding sequence ATGAGCACCTACGAGCGGGTCGCGATCATGGGCACCGGGACGATGGGACCCGGGATGGGCGCGGTCCTTGCCCGAGCCGGCATGGAGGTCGCCCTCTACGACATCAGCGTCGAAGCACTCGAGCGGGCGAAGGCCACCTACGACATGGCCTGGGGCGTCCTGGATCGGCTCGAGACGCCGACGGTGGACGGTGGTTCCGTGCGCTACGCGACCGACCTCGCCGACGCCCTGGGCGGCGCTGAATTCGTCATGGAGGCGGTCCCGGAGAAACTGGAGCTCAAGCAGCAGGTCTTCGCCGAGTACGAGCTCCACGTGGGGCCGGACGTCATCCTCGCGTCGAACACCTCCGGCATCCCCGTGACCAAGATCGCCGCGAAGCTCGAGCACCCAGAGCGGGTGATCGGGATGCACTGGTCCAATCCGCCGCACCTCATCCCGATGATCGAGATCATCCCTGGCGAAAAGACAAATGAGGCGGCTCGCGCCGGCGCCGCGGCGATCGTTCAGGACGTCGGCTACTTCCCGTGCCTGCTCAAGAAGGAAGTCCCAGGGTTCGTCGAGAACCGAGTCCTCTACGCGATCATGCGCGAGTGCCTGGCGCTCGTGGACGAGGGCGTCATCGGCCGCGAGGAGCTCGATCTGAACGTCAAGTGGGGCATCGGGTACAAGCTGGCGGTCATCCCGCCCATGCAGCTGCTCGACATGGCCGGCCTGGACATCTACTCCAGTGTCGCCAGCTACCTCAACCCGGACCTTTCGAATGCGTCCGAGGTCTCCTCGACGATCCGTGACCTCACCACGCAGGGCCGTCTCGGCATCAAGACCAAGGGCGGCATCTTCGACTACACCGACGAGCAGGTCGGGCAGCTGCGCGCGCAGCGTGCGATGAAGCTGGTGGCCGTTCGCAAGGCGCTTGGATAG
- a CDS encoding N-acyl homoserine lactonase family protein → MKIYLLDLGSLVIDRSEVLWHIDVGTEVRFPVYGVYVDHPEGKFIFDTGYDLEHVKRILPFELPEQATAQTLPEQLKRCGTTPEEIDYVINSHLHFDHVGGNRFLKNATTLVSKWELRSCKVPEPFERLGYSDLSFDLPGMKYEFIEGDVELAKGLSLFQTVGHTIGHYSMLAELEGRRPMLFAGDAAYTNETLERMIIGGFHLDPSDSIAALKRIKAIAKKHDAEIFVSHDMEPWLTWKHAPEYYGT, encoded by the coding sequence GTGAAGATCTACCTACTCGACCTCGGCTCACTCGTCATCGACCGCTCGGAGGTGCTCTGGCACATCGATGTGGGCACCGAGGTCAGGTTCCCGGTCTACGGCGTCTATGTGGACCATCCCGAGGGGAAGTTCATCTTCGACACGGGCTACGACCTGGAGCACGTGAAGCGGATCCTGCCGTTCGAACTCCCCGAACAGGCGACTGCCCAGACGCTGCCGGAGCAGCTCAAGCGATGCGGGACGACACCCGAGGAGATCGACTACGTCATCAACTCGCATCTCCACTTCGACCATGTCGGCGGCAACCGCTTCCTGAAGAACGCGACCACGCTCGTGAGCAAGTGGGAGCTTCGGTCGTGCAAGGTGCCCGAGCCGTTCGAGCGCCTGGGGTACTCCGACCTCAGCTTCGACCTCCCGGGCATGAAGTACGAGTTCATCGAGGGTGACGTCGAATTGGCCAAGGGCCTCTCGCTCTTCCAGACCGTGGGTCACACGATCGGCCACTACTCGATGCTTGCGGAGCTCGAAGGCCGTCGTCCGATGCTGTTCGCCGGGGACGCCGCCTACACGAACGAGACGCTCGAGCGGATGATCATCGGGGGCTTCCACCTCGACCCGAGTGACTCGATCGCCGCACTCAAGCGGATCAAGGCGATAGCCAAGAAGCACGATGCCGAGATCTTCGTCTCCCACGACATGGAGCCCTGGCTCACGTGGAAGCACGCGCCCGAGTATTACGGAACCTGA